A single window of Paenibacillus sp. SYP-B4298 DNA harbors:
- a CDS encoding cob(I)yrinic acid a,c-diamide adenosyltransferase encodes MKLYTRTGDLGETAIIGGRVTKDDLRVEAYGTIDELNAFTAQAAWQAGQYAELHDLAQRLEFVMNQLFDCGSDLSYADELEPTYKLGAEDVTVLEQWIDFYQEQAPPIRQFVLPGGSGLAAALHVCRTVCRRAERRAVRLAAIRPCSPHVLVYLNRLSDFYFAAARAANARLNIEDVHYIPGLKADDLFS; translated from the coding sequence ATGAAACTGTATACGCGGACGGGAGACTTGGGAGAGACGGCGATTATCGGGGGGCGTGTGACCAAGGATGATCTGAGAGTGGAGGCCTATGGCACCATTGATGAGTTGAATGCTTTCACTGCTCAGGCGGCTTGGCAGGCAGGGCAGTATGCGGAGCTGCATGATCTCGCACAGCGTCTGGAATTTGTCATGAATCAACTGTTTGACTGCGGCTCTGATCTGTCCTACGCGGATGAGCTTGAACCGACCTATAAGCTCGGCGCAGAGGATGTGACTGTGCTGGAGCAGTGGATTGATTTCTATCAGGAACAAGCACCACCTATACGGCAGTTTGTACTGCCGGGTGGGAGCGGACTGGCAGCCGCGCTTCATGTGTGCCGAACCGTGTGTCGTCGCGCGGAGCGTCGCGCGGTGCGACTGGCGGCGATTCGTCCGTGCAGTCCGCATGTGCTCGTCTACTTGAATCGGCTGTCGGACTTTTACTTCGCTGCGGCCAGAGCTGCGAATGCGAGGCTGAATATCGAAGATGTCCATTATATCCCAGGATTGAAGGCGGATGACTTATTCTCATGA
- a CDS encoding DUF3055 domain-containing protein: protein MTLTEYDFLSDKTEETRTRFVTFIGPSLRRYDLAITTTASFYGKKLVTDLQAGKTAIIGPDDLEEEGYLEYTFKLTEEEELELKQFLSLVVGTVNFSDL from the coding sequence ATGACACTGACGGAATATGATTTTTTATCTGATAAAACGGAGGAGACCCGCACCCGGTTCGTCACCTTCATCGGGCCAAGCCTGAGGCGTTATGACCTGGCCATTACGACAACGGCAAGCTTCTATGGCAAGAAGCTCGTAACCGACCTGCAAGCGGGCAAGACGGCCATCATCGGGCCGGATGATCTGGAGGAGGAGGGCTATCTGGAATATACCTTCAAGCTGACGGAAGAGGAGGAGCTGGAGCTGAAGCAATTTTTGAGCCTGGTCGTCGGCACGGTGAATTTTTCCGATCTGTAG
- a CDS encoding aminotransferase class I/II-fold pyridoxal phosphate-dependent enzyme, with product MVNKKITGRWRSERLGALGSAIFAEIAGWKEDALREGIDVIDLSIGSPDLPPAPIIREALSREVMLSERYAYPASRGSAAFRHKAAEWLRWRFGAELCPDHELVTLMGSQDGLAHLALAVTNPGDAVLVPDPGYPIYAASLAIAGVESIKVPLRAEHGFLPDLDAITEEQWGRARFILIGFPSNPVASVAELSLLEKLVVLAKRHQVLVVHDLAYSELAFDGFRPPSILQVPGALDIAVEFHSLSKSFNMAGCRIGFLAGNREAVGALRDLKANIDYGVFDAVQQAGITALDADMRRQLEPVAPIYQRRRDLFVPALAEAGWQVPLPRATMFIWAPLPPRAVSKGWSGRRISREMVKQAGVAVVPGEAFGEQGEGYVRIALVEPEERLAEAASRIGRFLNAID from the coding sequence ATCGTGAACAAGAAAATAACAGGGCGCTGGCGCTCCGAGCGGCTTGGCGCGCTCGGTTCGGCGATCTTTGCAGAGATTGCGGGATGGAAGGAGGATGCGCTGCGGGAGGGGATCGATGTGATTGATCTGAGCATTGGCAGCCCCGACCTGCCGCCAGCCCCGATCATCCGCGAGGCGTTAAGCCGTGAGGTGATGCTGTCGGAGCGCTATGCGTATCCCGCATCGCGCGGCAGTGCCGCGTTCCGGCATAAGGCGGCGGAATGGCTGCGCTGGCGCTTCGGTGCGGAGCTGTGTCCAGACCATGAGCTGGTCACTCTCATGGGCTCGCAGGATGGACTGGCGCATCTCGCGCTAGCGGTAACCAATCCAGGCGATGCGGTGCTGGTGCCTGATCCTGGCTATCCGATCTATGCAGCATCGCTGGCAATTGCCGGGGTAGAGTCGATCAAGGTGCCGCTGCGGGCAGAGCATGGCTTCCTGCCGGATCTGGATGCGATTACAGAGGAGCAATGGGGTCGCGCCCGCTTCATCCTGATCGGCTTTCCAAGCAATCCGGTCGCCTCGGTGGCCGAGCTATCGCTGCTGGAGAAGCTGGTGGTACTTGCCAAGCGCCATCAGGTACTGGTTGTGCATGACCTGGCCTATTCGGAGCTTGCCTTTGACGGCTTCCGCCCGCCGAGCATTCTGCAGGTTCCCGGTGCGCTGGATATTGCTGTCGAATTTCATTCCTTGTCCAAAAGCTTCAATATGGCGGGCTGCCGAATCGGGTTTCTGGCTGGCAACCGTGAAGCCGTCGGAGCGCTTCGGGACTTGAAGGCCAATATTGACTATGGAGTGTTCGATGCAGTGCAGCAGGCAGGTATAACGGCGCTGGATGCGGATATGCGGCGTCAATTAGAGCCGGTTGCCCCCATCTATCAGAGGCGGCGCGATCTGTTCGTTCCAGCACTCGCAGAGGCTGGATGGCAAGTGCCGCTTCCGCGTGCAACGATGTTTATCTGGGCGCCGCTGCCGCCAAGAGCAGTGTCGAAAGGCTGGAGCGGCCGTCGGATTTCCCGGGAAATGGTGAAGCAGGCGGGAGTTGCTGTCGTACCTGGAGAGGCATTTGGCGAACAAGGGGAAGGCTACGTGCGCATTGCGCTTGTTGAGCCCGAGGAGCGATTGGCGGAGGCTGCGAGTCGAATCGGGCGATTTCTGAATGCCATAGATTAG
- a CDS encoding arsenate reductase family protein, giving the protein MSKLTVYHYAKCGTCRKAVKWLQAAGHELELHDLFETAPSTEVIRDWIERSGLESKKFFNVTGDAYKSLQLKDKLPQMNEQEKIELLASNGRLIKRPVVDDGERITVGFRETEFIQIWGD; this is encoded by the coding sequence ATGTCCAAGCTGACCGTTTATCATTACGCCAAGTGCGGCACATGCCGCAAAGCCGTCAAATGGCTGCAAGCAGCAGGCCATGAGCTGGAACTGCATGATCTGTTCGAGACAGCGCCGAGCACTGAGGTCATTCGCGATTGGATCGAGCGAAGCGGACTGGAGAGCAAAAAGTTCTTCAATGTGACTGGCGATGCGTACAAATCACTCCAACTGAAGGACAAGCTGCCGCAGATGAATGAGCAGGAGAAAATAGAGTTGCTGGCCTCCAATGGACGGCTGATCAAGCGACCGGTCGTCGATGACGGGGAGCGAATTACAGTGGGCTTCAGGGAGACAGAGTTTATACAGATATGGGGTGACTAA
- a CDS encoding RluA family pseudouridine synthase encodes MTEMQYYEPLKLTIAPQDEGMLVRTVLERRLGVSRKLMSRLKLTEQGITLNGQRVYTSVKVKAGDELAIRMEKETSDDILPEPMELDILYEDADLLLVNKPAGVIVHPTHGHYTGTLANGVVHYWQQRGEQVRFRPIHRLDQDTSGVVAIAKNPYVHQQLSEQMQQGKMDKEYYAFVYHLPSPSSGTVNEPIDRDPERPHIRIVTESGYPSITHYETITSYGNGAAALVKLKLETGRTHQIRVHMQHLGCPLIGDEMYGLIDMDESWMKEAEQAAGRQALHARLLAFTHPATGERMTITAPLPVDLLRLEQQLQTLAVY; translated from the coding sequence ATGACAGAGATGCAATATTATGAGCCACTGAAGCTGACGATAGCCCCCCAGGACGAAGGCATGCTGGTGCGAACGGTGCTGGAGCGCCGCCTTGGGGTATCGCGCAAGCTGATGTCGCGGCTCAAGCTGACAGAGCAAGGGATTACATTAAATGGGCAGAGAGTGTATACCTCTGTAAAGGTAAAGGCGGGCGATGAGCTGGCGATTCGCATGGAGAAGGAGACGTCGGATGATATTTTGCCAGAGCCGATGGAGCTGGACATCCTCTATGAGGATGCCGATCTGCTGCTTGTCAACAAGCCTGCGGGTGTCATTGTGCATCCGACGCATGGGCATTACACAGGCACGCTGGCCAACGGTGTTGTCCATTACTGGCAGCAGCGGGGGGAGCAGGTTCGCTTCCGCCCCATTCATCGGCTGGATCAGGACACATCTGGCGTGGTTGCCATAGCCAAGAATCCGTATGTTCATCAGCAATTATCCGAGCAGATGCAGCAGGGGAAGATGGACAAGGAGTATTATGCTTTCGTCTACCATCTGCCATCTCCATCGTCAGGGACGGTGAATGAGCCGATCGATCGTGACCCGGAGCGGCCGCATATTCGCATCGTTACGGAGAGCGGCTATCCTTCGATTACCCATTATGAGACGATAACGAGCTATGGCAACGGAGCGGCCGCGCTGGTCAAGCTGAAGCTGGAGACGGGCAGAACCCATCAGATTCGCGTTCACATGCAGCACCTTGGTTGTCCGCTCATTGGAGATGAGATGTATGGACTGATCGATATGGATGAGTCATGGATGAAGGAGGCTGAGCAGGCTGCAGGGCGCCAGGCGCTTCATGCCCGGCTGCTGGCCTTCACCCACCCTGCTACGGGAGAGCGGATGACGATCACAGCACCGCTGCCTGTCGATCTGCTCCGGCTGGAGCAGCAGTTGCAGACGTTAGCTGTATACTAG
- a CDS encoding HRDC domain-containing protein, protein MRLIFAMMMEKQMEEGRFLRAQVAIAEREDNWQVIWEEDGAAGAPEVWFEGASWEEMLTSFRYGSAVKMGEGFVPLVDGVLEDRNAQQRGGSKLSYLQCFGELYANEELFEELRSWRRRKAREHRKAAYLVSTNRMLRMISAFVPHHQEELLQIPGWGEAKHSAYGEEVLELTRSFEQPTAFPLDWVQEALNPTVYTQWLYKQKEQKFKEELDRQQEKRAILDGAGRGLSLSELETTLELGRRELIERMEQLHLEGYDMEPLIQQELSLVPDEELRKIRETLIAVGDRYLKPILSQVYKEEELKEQQLGQLYDRLRLARIRFRQEQSNTQAI, encoded by the coding sequence ATGAGACTTATTTTTGCAATGATGATGGAGAAGCAGATGGAGGAAGGGCGCTTCCTGCGAGCGCAAGTCGCGATTGCGGAGCGTGAGGACAACTGGCAGGTGATCTGGGAGGAAGATGGGGCCGCGGGTGCGCCGGAAGTATGGTTCGAGGGGGCTAGCTGGGAGGAGATGCTGACTTCCTTCCGATATGGTTCCGCAGTGAAGATGGGCGAAGGGTTCGTCCCTCTGGTGGATGGCGTGCTGGAGGATCGCAATGCCCAGCAGCGGGGAGGGAGCAAGCTCTCTTATCTTCAATGCTTCGGCGAGCTGTATGCCAATGAGGAGCTATTCGAGGAGCTGCGGAGCTGGCGACGACGCAAGGCCAGGGAGCACAGGAAGGCGGCCTATCTTGTATCTACCAATCGGATGCTGCGGATGATCAGCGCCTTCGTCCCGCATCATCAGGAGGAGCTGCTGCAAATCCCCGGCTGGGGAGAGGCCAAGCACAGCGCCTATGGCGAGGAGGTGCTTGAGCTTACGCGCAGCTTCGAGCAGCCAACCGCCTTTCCGCTCGATTGGGTGCAGGAGGCGTTAAACCCCACTGTGTACACCCAATGGCTATACAAGCAGAAGGAACAGAAATTCAAGGAGGAGCTGGATCGCCAGCAGGAGAAGCGCGCCATACTGGATGGTGCGGGGAGAGGACTATCCCTCAGCGAGCTGGAGACCACACTGGAATTGGGGAGGAGGGAATTGATTGAACGGATGGAGCAGCTACATCTGGAAGGCTACGATATGGAGCCATTGATTCAGCAGGAGCTGTCTCTAGTGCCTGATGAGGAGCTGAGAAAAATCAGGGAGACGTTGATTGCCGTAGGTGACCGCTACTTGAAGCCGATATTAAGCCAGGTCTATAAGGAGGAGGAACTAAAGGAGCAGCAGCTTGGCCAATTATACGATAGATTGAGATTAGCGCGTATCCGCTTTCGACAAGAGCAGAGCAATACACAGGCTATTTAA
- a CDS encoding 5'-3' exonuclease — MTTSTLLLIDGFNLLSRGYFATAYGRRDDQLKNSKGIYTNALRVFFQKLFNLSRDHGITHLAVAWDVKRDETARRMKYDFYKGTRGELPEALILQYETCTALLEAVGIAQLALAPHEADDIIGTLAARWSSGACYIYSNDRDLFQLLSESTSQIIAGKQGDVVYRLEDYASEYGLTAQQWIDLKALLGDTSDNIPGCPGIGPKSALPLLHHYGSLERLYEQLEQLEPQFSRYHKKLLAGKESSIISKELSAICCDIPELAEPDWDRLRLRISRNQLMQQMEELELKLRLDFLTDAV; from the coding sequence ATGACAACCTCGACTTTGTTGCTGATCGATGGCTTTAACCTGCTGAGCCGCGGTTATTTTGCAACAGCTTACGGACGAAGGGACGATCAGTTGAAGAATAGCAAGGGCATCTATACGAATGCACTGCGCGTGTTTTTTCAGAAGCTGTTCAACCTCTCGCGCGACCATGGCATTACTCATCTGGCAGTAGCCTGGGATGTGAAGCGCGATGAGACGGCTCGAAGGATGAAGTATGATTTTTACAAGGGAACTCGCGGCGAGCTGCCTGAAGCCTTGATTCTTCAGTATGAGACATGTACAGCGCTGCTGGAAGCGGTCGGGATCGCTCAACTGGCGCTCGCTCCCCATGAAGCGGATGATATAATAGGGACGCTGGCAGCACGCTGGAGCAGCGGAGCCTGCTATATCTATAGCAATGATCGTGACTTGTTCCAACTGCTCAGCGAGAGCACCTCGCAGATTATTGCAGGCAAGCAGGGAGATGTGGTCTACCGACTGGAGGACTATGCCAGCGAGTACGGCCTTACAGCACAGCAGTGGATTGATCTGAAGGCGCTGCTCGGGGATACAAGCGACAACATTCCTGGCTGTCCTGGCATTGGCCCCAAATCCGCTTTGCCGCTTCTTCACCATTACGGTTCACTGGAACGGCTATATGAACAGTTGGAGCAGCTAGAGCCTCAATTTTCCCGCTATCACAAGAAGCTGCTCGCGGGCAAGGAGAGCTCGATCATCAGCAAGGAGCTGTCGGCCATCTGCTGTGACATTCCTGAATTAGCTGAGCCGGATTGGGATCGTCTGCGGCTTCGCATCTCACGCAATCAGTTGATGCAGCAGATGGAGGAGCTGGAGCTGAAGCTGCGTCTGGACTTCCTGACTGATGCGGTATAG
- a CDS encoding SDR family NAD(P)-dependent oxidoreductase, whose product MVRGKKIVITGATSGIGLLAAQMLSAEGAVPIITGRNSDKLTKALSLVQGERYGYVMDVTSTEQVADVMERIVAEHDHVDVLINNAGFGRFERLVDAPVEQFEQMMDTNYMGIVRCTKAILPHMLQRGSGQIVNIASMAGKLGTAKSSGYSATKHAVLGLTNALRSELANTGITVSAVNPGPIDTPFFDIADPQGTYVSNVKWFMMPPEKVVRALIKVIDKRKAEIDMPRLAAAGIKLYQMFPRLLDKLIASWLNKK is encoded by the coding sequence ATGGTGAGAGGAAAAAAGATTGTCATAACTGGAGCGACAAGCGGGATCGGGCTGCTGGCTGCCCAGATGCTGTCAGCCGAAGGCGCAGTGCCGATCATTACAGGACGCAATTCCGACAAGCTGACGAAGGCGTTAAGCCTGGTTCAAGGAGAGCGTTATGGCTATGTCATGGATGTGACCAGCACAGAGCAGGTGGCCGATGTGATGGAGCGCATCGTGGCCGAGCATGATCATGTAGATGTACTGATTAATAATGCCGGCTTTGGACGGTTTGAACGGCTGGTTGATGCTCCTGTGGAGCAGTTTGAGCAGATGATGGATACTAACTATATGGGAATTGTTCGTTGTACCAAAGCGATCCTGCCGCATATGCTACAACGCGGAAGCGGGCAGATTGTGAATATTGCCTCTATGGCGGGTAAGCTGGGCACAGCCAAATCCTCAGGCTACTCGGCGACGAAGCATGCGGTGCTAGGCTTGACGAACGCACTACGTTCCGAGCTGGCCAACACTGGTATTACGGTATCGGCAGTCAACCCTGGGCCGATCGACACGCCTTTCTTTGACATTGCCGATCCGCAAGGCACATATGTAAGCAATGTGAAATGGTTTATGATGCCGCCTGAAAAGGTGGTGCGTGCGCTAATTAAGGTGATTGATAAGCGGAAGGCAGAGATTGATATGCCGCGTCTTGCAGCCGCAGGCATCAAGCTGTATCAGATGTTTCCGCGACTGCTGGATAAGCTCATCGCAAGCTGGCTTAACAAAAAATAA
- a CDS encoding chemotaxis protein CheX produces MKAELVNPFLESAKNVIEQMIMIRPETGELQVKNVKLVQGHIWIQIGMSGQLSGDVMFGLSESVALKIISAMMGGFVITEIDEMGKSAISELGNMISGNASTLLSNQGVHVDITPPRVLSSGPDGEMEARALTIPLIIDGIGELDIQVLIA; encoded by the coding sequence ATGAAGGCAGAATTAGTTAATCCGTTTCTCGAGTCGGCCAAAAACGTCATAGAGCAAATGATTATGATTCGGCCTGAAACTGGTGAGCTTCAAGTGAAGAATGTTAAGCTGGTGCAAGGACATATCTGGATTCAGATCGGTATGTCAGGACAATTGAGCGGCGATGTGATGTTTGGGTTAAGCGAGTCGGTAGCATTGAAGATTATATCTGCAATGATGGGTGGCTTTGTCATCACTGAGATTGACGAGATGGGCAAGAGCGCAATCTCCGAGCTTGGCAATATGATTAGCGGCAACGCGAGCACACTGTTATCGAATCAAGGAGTGCACGTAGACATAACACCGCCCCGGGTGTTGTCCTCAGGACCGGATGGCGAAATGGAGGCTCGTGCGCTGACAATCCCGTTAATTATAGATGGCATAGGCGAGTTGGACATTCAAGTGCTTATCGCTTAA
- a CDS encoding DEAD/DEAH box helicase — MSTTWSSLSVSAEIANLLQQHEIHEPTAVQAEAIPLLLGGRDVIAHSQTGSGKTLAYLIPSLQRIDPARKQVQAIVIAPTQELAMQIVQVARTYGEPLGIRIQPLIGGAALKRQIEKLKEHPQLVIGTPGRMHELLKQRKLKLNEVQTFIIDEADQVFELGSTRDVEELLRASGKTKQLAFFSATYPQTMADLEAAWMSNPERVAINPGQRVAASVEHQFIVCDKRDKVETARKLIRLLEPRSALLFLNDTDNISNWQSKLSYTGFNIEAIYGDADKVKRALTLERFRNGSCQLLLATDVAARGLDIEQLPLVLNLDPAVDADHYVHRAGRTGRMGRPGTVITLITPDQLFIMDKFSKQLHIHIRQMVMSHGRLLEASELRQTGRGGSGQAGAGADRRSARPGAGGHAGDRRQHSDNGRAHGASYERATNRRGAGAAAAGRSGEAGASAAATGRVSGTSGHASGSQAKGRRAKTQAGKGAGDKGTTAKSKAVRERERKDKGAPKWLKAKRSEGKPEDGN; from the coding sequence ATGAGTACAACCTGGAGCAGTCTGTCGGTATCTGCTGAGATTGCTAATCTTCTACAACAACATGAGATTCATGAGCCCACCGCAGTACAGGCCGAGGCGATACCGCTGCTGCTGGGCGGACGAGATGTCATCGCGCATTCGCAGACTGGAAGCGGCAAAACATTGGCCTATCTAATTCCGTCGCTGCAGCGGATCGATCCTGCACGCAAGCAGGTGCAGGCTATCGTCATTGCGCCCACGCAGGAGCTGGCGATGCAGATTGTGCAGGTGGCGCGTACATACGGGGAGCCACTGGGCATTCGCATACAGCCGCTCATTGGCGGGGCTGCGCTCAAGCGGCAAATCGAAAAGCTCAAGGAGCACCCGCAGCTGGTCATTGGAACGCCAGGAAGGATGCATGAGCTGCTCAAGCAGCGCAAGCTGAAGCTGAACGAGGTGCAGACCTTCATCATCGATGAGGCGGATCAAGTATTCGAGCTGGGATCGACACGAGATGTGGAGGAGCTGCTGCGTGCAAGCGGCAAGACGAAGCAACTGGCCTTCTTCTCCGCTACATACCCGCAGACGATGGCTGATCTGGAGGCAGCATGGATGAGCAATCCGGAGCGTGTGGCAATCAATCCGGGACAGCGGGTTGCCGCCTCCGTGGAGCATCAGTTCATCGTATGCGACAAACGCGACAAGGTGGAGACCGCGCGCAAGCTGATCCGGCTGCTGGAGCCGCGTTCGGCGCTGCTGTTCCTCAACGATACAGATAACATCAGCAACTGGCAATCGAAGCTATCCTACACGGGCTTCAACATCGAGGCGATCTACGGTGATGCCGACAAGGTGAAGCGTGCGCTGACGCTGGAGCGGTTCCGCAACGGGAGCTGTCAGCTACTGCTTGCAACTGATGTGGCGGCCCGTGGCCTGGACATCGAGCAGTTGCCGCTCGTGCTGAACCTGGATCCGGCGGTGGATGCCGACCATTATGTGCATCGCGCAGGGCGGACGGGGAGGATGGGCCGTCCTGGGACGGTGATTACTCTGATTACGCCGGATCAACTGTTCATTATGGACAAGTTCAGCAAGCAGCTACACATTCATATTCGGCAGATGGTCATGTCACATGGTCGGCTGCTGGAGGCTTCCGAGCTCAGGCAGACTGGGAGAGGCGGCTCAGGCCAAGCGGGTGCAGGAGCTGACAGACGCAGTGCAAGGCCAGGAGCGGGCGGCCATGCGGGAGATCGACGTCAGCATAGCGACAACGGCCGGGCACATGGTGCAAGCTATGAGCGTGCTACGAATCGTCGCGGAGCAGGAGCCGCCGCTGCTGGACGTTCAGGAGAGGCAGGAGCCAGCGCTGCTGCGACTGGAAGAGTGAGCGGCACCTCAGGTCATGCTTCTGGCAGCCAAGCCAAGGGGCGCAGAGCGAAGACTCAGGCAGGCAAGGGTGCAGGCGACAAGGGAACAACGGCCAAATCCAAGGCGGTGCGCGAGCGCGAGCGCAAGGACAAGGGCGCGCCGAAGTGGCTCAAGGCCAAGCGCAGCGAAGGCAAGCCGGAGGATGGCAACTAA
- a CDS encoding ABC transporter ATP-binding protein, producing MRLEAVLRVAGLTGGYSPRRPVLHQLDFAIKPGEMVGLIGLNGAGKSTTIKHILGLMKPIAGEISIRGTTLAEDAQRYRSSFAYVPETPILFDEMTVQEHLHLTGMAYNVPQELYARRSEQLLREFHMTAKQNAFSSHLSKGMKQKVMIMNALLPEPPLYIIDEPFLGLDPLGIRSLLELLVEVKNSGAAILMSSHILATVEMYCDRFLVLHQGRLVAQGTLEEVRAQSGDPKASLEEVFYRLVTGGDGDAPTA from the coding sequence ATGAGGTTGGAAGCTGTATTGCGTGTTGCGGGCTTGACAGGCGGCTACAGTCCGCGTCGGCCCGTGCTTCATCAGCTTGATTTTGCTATTAAGCCGGGAGAGATGGTCGGGCTGATCGGTCTGAACGGAGCGGGCAAGAGTACGACGATCAAGCATATTCTTGGATTAATGAAGCCGATTGCGGGCGAGATTTCGATCCGCGGCACGACGCTTGCCGAGGACGCACAGCGGTATCGTTCGTCCTTTGCCTACGTGCCGGAGACACCGATATTGTTCGACGAAATGACGGTACAGGAGCATCTGCATTTGACGGGGATGGCTTATAATGTTCCGCAGGAGCTGTATGCGCGACGCAGCGAGCAGCTTCTGCGGGAGTTCCATATGACCGCCAAACAGAATGCCTTCTCCAGCCATCTGTCCAAAGGGATGAAGCAGAAGGTGATGATTATGAATGCGCTGCTGCCGGAGCCGCCGCTCTATATTATTGACGAGCCATTCCTTGGTCTTGATCCGCTGGGGATACGCTCGTTGCTGGAGCTGCTGGTGGAGGTGAAGAACAGCGGAGCGGCCATATTGATGAGCTCGCATATTCTGGCTACCGTGGAGATGTACTGCGACCGCTTCCTAGTGCTGCATCAGGGTCGACTGGTTGCGCAGGGGACGCTGGAGGAGGTGCGGGCGCAGTCCGGCGATCCGAAGGCTTCGCTGGAGGAAGTGTTCTATCGTCTGGTTACAGGAGGGGATGGAGATGCGCCAACCGCTTGA
- a CDS encoding site-2 protease family protein, with protein MAQRKHEEGKSRNPWWFIGAALLFLATKGKTVLLLLGKFAGPLVSMAVTIGAYALISPVWFAVGFVLLILVHELGHVWAAKRKGLPVSAPLFIPFIGALITMKRHPKDAATEAYIALGGPLLGTLGAMAVYIAGVVLDNPLLFVLANVGFLINLFNLLPIHPLDGGRIATAVSRWLWVVGLVGGAIVLVYRFSFLMFLIWSYFAWNLYRTYIKRKKNNHPDSVTSIYEVRLEELNLPEWFLTAQERRLELGYNSFCRLTGEHIVQFEWEVLSFRGELELPVPGIVRRVELERSRVIEKDGERKLELLVRVEFERYENDRYYEVPPSTRWRFGLAYGSLALFLIAMMWNIHEIGLDVSLR; from the coding sequence ATGGCACAGAGAAAACATGAAGAAGGAAAGAGCCGCAATCCGTGGTGGTTTATAGGCGCGGCGCTGCTGTTCCTGGCGACCAAGGGGAAGACGGTGCTGCTGCTGCTCGGTAAGTTCGCCGGACCATTAGTCAGCATGGCGGTCACGATCGGGGCCTATGCGCTGATCAGTCCCGTCTGGTTCGCCGTGGGCTTTGTACTGCTCATTCTGGTGCATGAGCTGGGTCATGTATGGGCAGCAAAGCGCAAAGGGTTGCCAGTCAGCGCGCCATTATTTATCCCGTTTATTGGAGCGCTCATTACGATGAAGCGTCATCCGAAGGATGCGGCGACGGAGGCTTATATTGCGCTTGGGGGCCCGCTGCTCGGCACGTTGGGTGCTATGGCAGTGTATATTGCAGGAGTCGTACTGGATAATCCGTTGCTGTTCGTGCTGGCGAATGTCGGATTTCTGATCAATCTCTTCAACCTCCTGCCGATTCATCCGCTGGATGGCGGGCGCATCGCGACAGCAGTAAGCCGCTGGCTGTGGGTTGTCGGTCTTGTTGGAGGCGCCATTGTTCTTGTCTATCGATTCAGCTTCCTGATGTTTTTAATCTGGTCGTATTTTGCCTGGAATCTATACCGCACCTATATCAAGCGGAAGAAGAATAACCATCCCGATTCGGTTACCAGCATCTACGAGGTTCGCCTGGAAGAGCTGAATCTTCCAGAATGGTTCCTGACTGCGCAGGAGCGAAGGCTGGAGCTGGGATATAACAGCTTTTGCCGGCTCACGGGAGAGCACATCGTCCAGTTCGAATGGGAGGTGCTCAGCTTCCGCGGTGAGCTGGAGCTTCCAGTACCAGGCATCGTGCGCCGCGTGGAGCTGGAGCGGAGCCGTGTCATCGAGAAGGATGGGGAAAGGAAGCTGGAGCTGCTGGTTCGAGTGGAGTTCGAGCGGTATGAGAATGACCGATACTATGAAGTTCCGCCATCTACCCGCTGGAGGTTTGGACTGGCTTATGGCTCGCTGGCATTGTTCTTGATCGCTATGATGTGGAATATTCATGAGATTGGCTTAGATGTTAGCCTAAGGTGA